The Bacillus alveayuensis sequence GATGGCAGCCCGCTCATGTTTTTTGGCGGAAAGTATTGTGAGATGAAGGAGGAGCCGTCTGAAATTCAAAGTGTTTAATGTTTGATAGAAGGCATTTTCATTCATAAAGGGGAAAACAAAATTGAAAACTGTGACGATTACTCATGACGAGGGACTCAGATCGTTTCAAAATAAGCCATTAGTGGCGGCATTAGGTTTTTTTGATGGCGTTCATCTTGGACATCAAAAGGTCATTCAAACAGCTAAACAAATTGCAAAAGAAAAAGGGATGAACCTTGCAGTTCTCACGTTTTTCCCTCATCCACAGGAAGTATTGTCAAGGGGAAAACAAAAAGTTCACTATCTTGAACCATTATCCTCCAAAAAGGAGAAATTTGCAAAAATAGGTGTTGATATTCTTTATGTAATCCGGTTTGATTTAAACTTTGCCTCCCTTTCGCCGCAGCAGTTTATTAAAGAGTATATTGTGGGCTTAAATATTCAACATGTTGTTGCCGGCTTTGATTTTACGTATGGATATCGCGGCAAAGGAAACATGCAAAGGATGAAAGAAGATGGGAAAGGCCATTTTGATGTGACGATTGTATCAAAATTTAGCAAAGTCGATCAAAAAGTTAGCTCAACCTTAATAAGAGAAAAGCTTTCTTCCGGGGAAGTTAGTGAAATACAAGACTATTTAGGTGAACCATATGAAACGGTCGGGCAAATTTATTCGATCACTTCCAAGCTAACCAAATCTTATATAAATGCTGCTATTAATATGAAGCCGTTTTATATGTTGCCAAAGCCCGGTTTTTATAGCATTAAAGCCATTATGGATCACGATCCATACAATGGTGTCTGCTACGTCCCAGTTGAAGAAAATAAAAAGGCCATCATTAGTATTGAGAAGGAATGTGCTATGAAAATAGCTCCAAACAAAGAAATTCGCTTAAAATGGCTGCGACGAATAAATGGACTATATATGAGCTCGAATGTAAAACATTTAAATGTAATGTAAAACGTGATGAAGTGTGGTGAGAAAATGTCCGTTCTTCATAAAAAAGTAATATCTAATGAGCTTGCTGAAAAAATGATCATGAAAGCAAAAGAAAAAGCAGAGGAATTAAACATTGCTGTCAATATAGCCATTGTCGATAACGGAGGTCACTTAGTTGCCTTTTCTCGAATGGATGATGCACCTATTTTAAGTATTGACATTTCCCAAAATAAAGCGTATACAGCAATTGCCTTTGGAATTCCAACACACGAATGGTATCCACTTATTGATAAAAGCCCTGCATTAAAAACAGGTATCGTCCATACATCAAGACTTGTTGTGTTCGGAGGTGGTTATCCGATTAAATTAGATGGCCAAGTGATCGGTGGAATTGGTGTTAGTGGAGGTTCTGAAGAAGAGGACCGCTTATGCTGTGAAGCTGCTTTAAAAGTATTAAATCATGTTTTGCAGAAATAACGTTAAGAATTTTCGTGAAATTGATTAAAATAAATGGAAAGGGGTAAAAGGTTATGAGTGGAATTATGAGAATTGGACGAATTGAGATTAGAGTAATGGATTTGGAAAAGTCAGCAGACTATTACAAAAATGTCATTGGATTAGAGGAAATGGCTAGAGATGAAGAACGAATTTATTTTAAAGCGTGGGATGAATACGATCACCATAGCATTATTTTAAAGAAAGCTGATTCTCCTGGCATGGAGCATATGGGATTTAAAGTGGAGAATATATATAAATTAGAAGAGCTTGAGTACAAAGTTGAGCAATTTGGATGCAGCGTCTCGCGTGTTCCTCACGGTTCTCGTATTGCTGAAGGAGAAGCCATTCGCTTTGAAATCCCTACTGGGCATGTTGTTGAATTGTACTGTGATATTAAACAAGTAGGAACAAAAGTTGGAGTCATAAATCCAGATCCATGGCCTGACAATTTACGCGGCATCGCCCCACACCGTCTTGATCATGCACTATTAACTGGTGAAGACATTGAAACAGTTACTCGCTTTTTCACAGAAGTTCTTGGCTTTAGACAAAGTGAAAAAATTGTCACAGTTGATGGTGAGCAAATGATTGGCAGCTTTCTTTCAGTTACGAATACCGCTCACGATCTAGCTTTTGTGAAAGGACCAGATAAAAAATTCCACCATGCCGGCTTCCATGTTGATAATTGGTACGAAGTTTTAAAGGCAGCGGATATTTTATCGAAAAACAAAATTCAAATTGAAGTAACTCCGACGCGTCATGGCATTACGAGAGGGCAAACTGTATACTTTTTTGACCCATCTGGTAATCGCAATGAAGCTTTTGCAAGCGGTTACATCACATATGCTGATTTTCCTACTATTACTTGGACGGAAGATCAAATTGGAGCAGGTATATTTTATCATAGACGTGAATTAGTAGAAACATTCTCGAAAGCGTTAACATAATGATTCGGAGAAACAAGTTTTTTACTTTTAGAATCAGATTTATAGAAATACTTTTAGCATTGTATGGAAGAAAGAAGATCATAATTTCTGCCGTATCTTCTTTTCTTCCTTTCTTTTAAAGAGTTTTATAAAAGAATCGTAGCTTCCACTATTAAAATTGAAGATTTGATGGCAAGATGAAAAGATTTTAGAGGTGATTTCATGCAGTTAAATTCAAAGAATGTAAACGTAAATGGTATTT is a genomic window containing:
- a CDS encoding riboflavin kinase/FMN adenylyltransferase (product_source=KO:K11753; cath_funfam=3.40.50.620; cog=COG0196; ko=KO:K11753; pfam=PF06574; superfamily=52374; tigrfam=TIGR00083), which encodes MKTVTITHDEGLRSFQNKPLVAALGFFDGVHLGHQKVIQTAKQIAKEKGMNLAVLTFFPHPQEVLSRGKQKVHYLEPLSSKKEKFAKIGVDILYVIRFDLNFASLSPQQFIKEYIVGLNIQHVVAGFDFTYGYRGKGNMQRMKEDGKGHFDVTIVSKFSKVDQKVSSTLIREKLSSGEVSEIQDYLGEPYETVGQIYSITSKLTKSYINAAINMKPFYMLPKPGFYSIKAIMDHDPYNGVCYVPVEENKKAIISIEKECAMKIAPNKEIRLKWLRRINGLYMSSNVKHLNVM
- a CDS encoding uncharacterized protein GlcG (DUF336 family) (product_source=COG3193; cath_funfam=2.60.120.560; cog=COG3193; pfam=PF03928; superfamily=143744) — protein: MSVLHKKVISNELAEKMIMKAKEKAEELNIAVNIAIVDNGGHLVAFSRMDDAPILSIDISQNKAYTAIAFGIPTHEWYPLIDKSPALKTGIVHTSRLVVFGGGYPIKLDGQVIGGIGVSGGSEEEDRLCCEAALKVLNHVLQK
- a CDS encoding catechol 2,3-dioxygenase (product_source=KO:K00446; cath_funfam=3.10.180.10; cog=COG0346; ko=KO:K00446; pfam=PF00903; superfamily=54593; tigrfam=TIGR03211), giving the protein MSGIMRIGRIEIRVMDLEKSADYYKNVIGLEEMARDEERIYFKAWDEYDHHSIILKKADSPGMEHMGFKVENIYKLEELEYKVEQFGCSVSRVPHGSRIAEGEAIRFEIPTGHVVELYCDIKQVGTKVGVINPDPWPDNLRGIAPHRLDHALLTGEDIETVTRFFTEVLGFRQSEKIVTVDGEQMIGSFLSVTNTAHDLAFVKGPDKKFHHAGFHVDNWYEVLKAADILSKNKIQIEVTPTRHGITRGQTVYFFDPSGNRNEAFASGYITYADFPTITWTEDQIGAGIFYHRRELVETFSKALT